The stretch of DNA CTTATCTTGTTTAGTTATTGTAGTAACcatattaaagcaaaataatgaaacacagGAGTATCTACgtatttgtccaaggtcatacaactGATAAGTAGAATGGGCAGAAATTCATGAGTCTTCCTACCATCAGCACATGTCTAAATTATGTATGGAATTATCTCCGGATACTACTATTATTTTTAGCccctttttccaaaaaaaaaaaggaaagtgattttcatttattaaccagttaaatcattcttttacattaatgattatttatttgcattcttCTATGAATTGTCTTCTTAGgctttttatatgtcaattatatttgtttactaaattataaaaacataatgattaattaatcaattaacccatttttattttttttaagattttatttatttgttcatgagagagacagagggagaaaggcagagacacagacagagggagaagcaggctccctacaagaagccccatgcaggactcaatcccagattccaggataacaccctgagctgaaggcagatgctcaaccgctgagtcccTCAATTGACCAGGAAAGAAGTCCACACACATCAGTGCAGGCAactgaaagcttaaaaaaaaaaaaaatctttacaggGAAGTTCTCACCCTGTTTTGGCAAACAGCAGGGATAGATTTTAAGAGGTTGGAGATTTAGGCATTGTTGAGAAGGAGAAATGTAATATCCACGTATTTTCTGTGGATTTTTGAAGAAAAGATAATTTCTCGTAAtagtttcttataattttcttactcCATGgccattttgctttaaaattcagGTTTAGGCAGTAAATCAAACAAATCTTTTATTCAGGTTTAGGCAGTAAAtcaaacaaatcttttatttatctgtttcttccaaAAGCATCCTGATTTTCCAGCAATTAGtaagtattaaataatattttctttaatgcttTCTTTGGTTTGACctataaactttttctttccatctgtcaAGATgctatatgtgtatgtataaggAAGAATATAGTAGAAAGAACTATATTATTAGATGTTTATAATTACTAACCTTTTTCTTatcacttttcaaatttttttcttcaaaatctaCAGAAAATACGAGGATGTTACACTTCTCCTTCTCAACAATGCTTAAATCTCAACCTCTTAAAATCTATCCCTGCTGTTTGCCCAAACCAGGGTGAGAACTTCCCTgcaaagattttgcttttttttgttttaagttttcagCTGCCTGCACTGATGTGTGTGGACTTCTTTCCTGGTAGAGGaaactgaatatttaatttatttcagggTTTGGaatctttatagatcttggatactagccctttctctgataggtcatttgcaaatatcttctcccattctgtaggttgtcttttagttttgtggactatTTGTTTTGcgatgcagaagctttttatcttgatgaagtcccaatagtttatttttgcttttgttttcctttccttcatggatgtatcttgcaagaagttgctatggccaagttccaaaagggtgttgcctgtgttctcctctaggattttgatggattcttgtctcacatttagatctttcatccattttgagtttatctttgtgtatggtgtaagagaatggtccagtttcattctactGCAcatggctatccaattttccagcatcatttattgagagACTGTCCTTgtttcagtggatagtctttcctgcttgttgaatattagttgatcataatgttgagggcccatttctggattctctattctgttccattgatctatgtgtctgtttttgttccagtaaCACACTGTcatgatgatcacagctttatagtatgACTTGATATTTGGTATTGTGAtccccctggctctggttttctttttcaatattcccctggctattcagggtcttttctgattccccacacattttaagattatttgttccaactgtctgaagaaagtccatggtatttttatagagattgcattgaatgtgtaaattgctctgggtagcattgacatttttacaatattaataattccagtccatgagcatgcaaactttttccatctctttgtatcttcctcagtttctttcagaagtattctgtagtttttatggtatagatcctttacctctttggttaggtttattcctcggtatcttatgcttttgagtgcaattgtaaatgggattgactcctgaatttctttcttcagtctcattgttagtgtatagagatGCCACTGAtctctgggcattgatttgtatcctgccacactgcctaattgctgtatgagttctagcaatcttggggtggaggcttttgaattttatcagtacagtatcatgtcatctgcaaagagggagagtttcactttttctttgccaatctgaatgcctttgatttctttttgttgcctgaatgctgaggctaggacttcagtttaatatttaatagcagtggtgagagtggacctccctgtcttgttcctgatcttaggggaaaggctcccagtgtttccccattgagaagaaggatatttgctgtgggcttttcatagatggctttcaagatgttgaggaatgttcgcTCTATCCATAtagtctgaagagttttgatcaggaatgtatgctgtattttgtcaaatgctttctctgcatctattgagaggatcatatggttcttgctttttctccaaaTATGATATGATGAaccacattgattgttttatgagtgttgaaccagccttacatcCCTGGGATATTCCCACTTGGTGATGGTGAAAAATCTTCTTAAtttactgttggatcctattggctagtatcttggtgagaatttttgcatctgtgttcatcaaggatattagtctataattctcccttttggtggggtctttgtctggttttggaattaaggtgatgctggcctaataaaacaagtttggaagtattctgtccctttctatcttttgaaacagctttagtagaataggtatggtttcttcattaaacgtttgatagaattccccaaggaagccatctggccttggacttttgtgtcgtgtgagatttttgatgactgcttccatttctgtCCTGATTAttgtcctgttcaggttttctatttcttcctgttccagttttggtagtttgtggttttccagaaatgcgtccatttcttctagatggcctaatttgttggcgtatagctgttcataatatgtttttaaaatcgtttgcatttccttggtttggtagtgatctctcctttctcattcatgattttattaatttgagtcttctctctcttctttttaataaggctggctaatggtttatctatcttattaattcacagaaccaactcctggttttgttgatctgttctacagttcctctggtctctatttcactgagttctgctagaatttttattaactctcttcttctgctgggtgtaggatctatttgctgtttttttctccagctcctttaggtgcaaggttagcttgtgtatttgagttctttccagtttttggatggatgcttgtattgcgatgtatttccctctcaggactgcttttgctgtatcccaaagatttttgaatggttgtatcttcattctcattagtttccatgaatctttttaattcttctctaatttactggttgactgtttcctcttttagcaggatggtctttaacctccacatgtttgagtttcttccaaatttcttcttgtgattgagttcaagtttcaaagcatgatggtaaaaatatgcaggggacaacccgaatcttttggtatctgttgagacctgatttgtgactcagtttgtggtctattctggaaaaagttccatgtgcacttgagaagaatgtgtattcagttttgTTAGGATGCAAAGTTCTatatgtatctgtgaaatccatctggtccagtgtatcatttaaagctcttgtttctttggagatgttgtgcttagaagagtTGTCATTTGGAGAAAGTGCCTTGTTGAAGAcccctactattagtgtattattatctaagtatatctttcctttggttattaattgattgatatacttggcttCTCCCACatcaggggcataaatattcattattgtctggccctcttgttggatagacccttgaAGCatgatatagtatccctcttcatttcttactacatacagtctttgggataaactttaatttgttTGATATGAGGATTGGtaccccagctttcttctgaggaccatttgaatggtaaatggttctccaacctttcattttcagcctGTAGATGtccttaggtctgaaatgagtctcttgtagacagaaaatagataggtcttgttttgtatccagtctgaagccctgtgtcttctgatgggatcatttagcccattcaagTTAAgagttactattaaaaaatatgaatttagtgtcattgcaatacctattcagtccctgattttgtggattatttctttgggcttcctctttcttttacacggtccctcttaatatttcttgtagagctgaatggtttttattgattttagggggggatctctctatttcctggatctgaatgcctgtttcccttcccagattaggaaagttttcagctatgatttgttcaaatacatattctggccctctgtcccttttggcggcctcgggaaccccaattaaacatagggtTTTCTTCCTCaagctgtcgtttatttcccttaatctatcctcatggtcttttgtttgtctcttttttcctcagtttccctctttgctatcaacttgtcttctatgtcactcactcattcttccacctcgttaaccctcgttgttaggacttctagtttggattgcatctcattcaattaatttttaatttttgcctgattagatctaaattctgcagtcatgaagtctcttgagtcctttatgctttttttagaGCCACcggtagctgtataatagtgcttctgaattggctttctgacattgaattgtaatccagattttgtaactctgtgggagagaggactgtttgattctttcttttgaggtgaggttttccttctagtcattttgctcaatgcagagtggccaaaaacaagttgtattggtaaaaggagaaaaaggataGGATATtgacaggagagaaagaaggaaagaaaagagaagaagaaaaaagaaaaaaagagaagaaaaagagaaagaaaaagaaggaaaggggaaaaagggtgagggaagcaaacagaaatcaaaaagaaaaaaaaaaaaaaacagggggaagtatcttctgattctgtatactttaattccctggacttcccctggaactttccagtgctgcttggtcaataatttgtttctcccctgtccgtctagctggtcttctgggggagggacctgttgtgctgattttcaggtgtcagcacttgggggagctgctctgccccctgcctggtgcagggctcagtgggggttgtttaccccgtgaggcaccaggaggaacaaccacagtggcagcggccagctctggagccctggattcaacTCCTGCAGTAACtctggagctctccgtctgcagggcctggaggctctgggcggggccgctgatatgctcagctcggggcaggagcgtccttgctgtcctgggccctcctggcctctgcctgtcccgggggaggccggatcctgggctgtgtcccggcgccctgtgctccggagcctgcgctgttggatttgcgctcccgccccgcagccccctccgcggagccgccgcccgagcccctccgagctgcttcGGGTCCAgcctgcgcgctgcagcccttagggagctcggcgcactctcctgcaCTCGCAGCAggtgctgttagtgtccccgggagcccgagggcatccccgccctcctgggtcctgctccacctccctgcgagcccctttccgccgggaaggttggtgcatcTCCTGCTTCTCCgagacggggctctcctgtcctggggacactcgccccggcctcagcccggctcctcgcggggcccctcccccttggaggccttttgtttatttatttttcccggtcttcctaccttgatagaagcgcgaactcttctcactgtagcattccagctgttctctctttaaatctcaggccgaatcgtagattttcaggatgatttgaaggttatctaggtaacttggtggggacaggtgatttggggaccctactcttctgccatcttgcccctcctttCGGGAGTTTTTAATAGTTTATGTACATTGCTggtgacagacacacacactagATGTTCATGAGATGATGAGTCTCTGTATGGGTGAGTGTATGTGCTTAATCTTCTATCACATATTAGTTACTGCTGATCGTGCCTGAGATAATTAAAGCCATGTacatgttattttacttttttctatttttgtttagaatatttttttaaaaatttaaaatcctaaataGGACTGCACTGCTATGGCTAAGGTTGGTAGATAGCAGGTTGCACAGAGagataaaaatcagaaaggagaTGGGACACTTAGCTATAAGAAGACCATAACCCCAATCCTCACTCCTAAAACATCTAATCTAGATTATGTGgctgcttaattaaaaaaataactagacaTTTGATGGGCCACTGAATACAGGCAGTGTATCTTTGTTTTCAGTCTCTATCTGTCATTACTATCTTCACTTTTCTATAGTTGTTCAGAAATTTCTGAGTTGAGCTTTATTGTGGCTGAAGTTGCTTATCAACCTTGTTTCTCACACAGTTTTGTAAGGATCCGATTTCTAATCTGCTGACTCTTCACAGAGTACACAATGGGATTCATTAACGGGGGAACCAAAAGGAAGATATCAGCTATGATGACCCTAACAACTGAGGAAACATGTTTGGCAAAGCGGTGAAGGGCAGCCAAGGTGACAATAGGAACATAGAAGATGAACACAGCACAGATGTGGGAAATGCAAGTGTTGAGGACCTTGAGGCGGCCCTTGTGTGAGGTAATGCCCAGAACAATTTTCAAGATGAGCATGTAAGACACAGCAATGCATACCAAATACAATAAAGATATAAGAGCCACAAATAGTCCATAGATGACATTGACCCTGTTGTCAGAACAGGCCTGCTTCATGACATCCTGGTGGAGGCAGTAGGAGTGGGATAGAAGACTTTTCTTACAGAATTTCAGCCTCTtcagaataaaggggaaagggagaacaAACATAATACATAATGCAGCAAATATGAGGCCAATTTTAATGACTCTGGCACTGGTGGGGATGGAAGTATATCTCAGAGGGTTGCAGATGGCTATCAAGCGATCAATGGACATGATGAAGAGTACTGATGCCTCCATGGCTGAGAATCCATGAATGAAGAACTCTTGGGCAAAGCAAGCATCAGGGGAAATTCCAGTGACATTGAACAAGAAGATTCTCAGCATGGTTGGAAGGGAGGAGATGGACAGTCCCAGGTCAGAAAAGGCCAGCATGGAGAGGAAATAATACATAGGCTCATGCAGAGAGgtctctgtttttatgaaaaaGAGGATGGTGCAGTTCCCCAGGATGGCAAGGAGGTACATGAGGCAAATGGGGATGGAAACCCAAATGTGAGCATGCTTcatcccagggatcccaatgagaAAGAAGGTAGAGATTTCCACTTCAGAGGTGTTAAAGACCGAATGTGAGGGGATCCATTTAATTGTGTATAAGAATGTGAGAGGATCAGAATATGGATCTCAGAAAAGCCTTTCTGCAATGGCATAAACAGATTAGTTCAAATGTGTATACTTTATACATTGATATGAAATTTGGGGATAGCAGATTTTTTGTTTAAGAATTCTTGGACTAAAGCTATTTTAAACTAAATCATTAGGAGTAAAAACATGACCCATGTAGATAGGATATCGACAGAAACATGAATACATATTAATGCATATTAATCTGCACAAGTAATTGCCAgtagatagatattttaaatgctttttttgagCTCATCATACATGAAGGTAGCAGTAAATTTCATAGCCTCTATTTCGTAcagcaatctttttttaaattatatagacCTTTATTGCTGAGAGCTCCAACTAATCCCCTCTGCCAAAAACACTGTTAACAGCAATTCCAGGACTAAAGTCCTAGGGAAATATCAAGATCCAATCACAATAATGTTACATGTAGCCATCATATTGCAGCTTTTATCCTTGAATAAGATCAACTGGAAATTGCACAAAACTTGAGAAATGTTACTATTCTTTAACTTTTCTTCCCAAATTATGCTTATGATTGTATGCTGCACCATCATCCAGGCAACAGATGCTATGGGCAGCAAATTAGAcatctgaggggggcacttgatgggatgagaactgggtgttatgctatatgtcggcaaatcgaactccaataaaaaatatacaaaaaatagaaatgcatgtaataaaagaagagataaagtaACAAGTtttaataacaattataaaaacaAGACATACCCTGAGGACTCAGGCTACTCTGAGAACAGTTTAGTTTAAAAGAATCAAGTGTTGTTTTGAAAAGTAGTctagtttgtttctttgcagaATGTGAAAGAGGGTCTAATATTAATCTTCTTCtatacagaaacacacagaaacttaaaaaattaaagaggataGGTATAATTGTAttgatttttaagttaaaaaatacaaacgAAATAAACCTATTCTTATATGGGCAACTAATGTATGACAGAGGagataagaatatacaatggggaaaagacagtctcttcaataaattgtgctgggaaaactggaaagcaacCTGTAAGACAATGAACGGGACCTCTTTTTAACACcacacataaaaatgaactcaaaatggattaaagacctaaatgtgagacctgaaaccataaaaaaacaagaagagaacacaggtagtgattttctctgacactggccatgacatttttctagatatgtctcctaaggtaagggaaacaaaagcaaaattaaactactggaactacattgtaaaatgaaaatctctTACACAGCAAAGTGAGGGGATGAGTGAAACAGGTGATAAGGGTTAAGGAgcgcacttgtgatgagcactaggtgatgtatggaatgctgaatcactatattgtacatctgaaaccataacactgtgtattaactatactggaataaaataaaatatactgaagaGATGTACTAACCAATTCCAATGTATAGATATTATTTGGACCCTGATTCAAACAAAGTGCAAAATatacctctgtgtgtgtataaataaataaataataaataaaaaaagtgtgATCTCTAAATATCTGCTCATAATAAATTACTGTTAACTTTTTAGCTATGATAAA from Canis lupus dingo isolate Sandy chromosome 21, ASM325472v2, whole genome shotgun sequence encodes:
- the LOC112667325 gene encoding olfactory receptor 51A7-like, encoding MKHAHIWVSIPICLMYLLAILGNCTILFFIKTETSLHEPMYYFLSMLAFSDLGLSISSLPTMLRIFLFNVTGISPDACFAQEFFIHGFSAMEASVLFIMSIDRLIAICNPLRYTSIPTSARVIKIGLIFAALCIMFVLPFPFILKRLKFCKKSLLSHSYCLHQDVMKQACSDNRVNVIYGLFVALISLLYLVCIAVSYMLILKIVLGITSHKGRLKVLNTCISHICAVFIFYVPIVTLAALHRFAKHVSSVVRVIIADIFLLVPPLMNPIVYSVKSQQIRNRILTKLCEKQG